Within Bacteroidota bacterium, the genomic segment CACGGCACCATAATTCCAAGGCCGCCGATATGCTGCTGCCTTTGTTGACCGATGCTGACCCAGAAATCCGCGCCCAGGCGGCAAAACAACTGGGTGATTTGCGCTATGAAGGTGCAACCGACAAGCTCCTCCCCTTGCTCAAAGATGACTCTGCACGGGCGCGCTTCTTCGCTGCTGAAGCACTTGGCCGCATCGGAGCAACTTCAGCGACCAAGCCAATCATAGCCATGCTCGCTGCCAACAACGACGAAGATGCATTCCTCAGGCATGCGGGTAGCTTTGCGCTGGCAAGCATCGGCGACGCAAGAACCATCATTGGGCTTTCAGACCATACCTCCCCCGCTGTACGGATAGCTGCCGTTGTTGCGCTACGCAGAATGCAGCATACGGGTGTCGGGTACTTCCTCAATGATACGGACGAATACATCGTCACCGAAGCTGCGCGGGCCATCAACGATGACAAGTCTATTGAAGACGCCTTGCCAGCTTTGGCCAAAGTACTGGATGAAACACGATTCACAGGAGAGCCTCTGCTCCGCCGCGCCATCAATGCAAACCTGCGACTCGGGACGGCTGCACATGCCAACCGCGTAGCCGCTTTTGCCAGCCGTGACGACGCACCCGCAGACATGCGGGCAGAAGCCCTCGCAGCGCTGGGCGTGTGGCATAAACCCTCCGTGATGGATCGCGTAGACGGCACTTACCGGGGGCCCGTCGAACGTAATCCTGAAATTGCAACCGCAGCTTTTGAAGCAGTTGCGGCGGCCGTCTTGGGAGCCAATTCTCCGGAAGTCAAAATTGCAGCAACTTCTACAATCCAACGGCTAAATTACATGAATGCAGGGCCCGCGCTGCGTAATTTGCTCACAACCGATCCTGACGCCAGTGTCCGCGTTGCGGCATTGCAGGCACTGCACAAGTCCGGATCAGCGGACATTACCGCGCTCACACAAGGCGCATTGGCTGACACAGCCTCAGCAGTTCGTATGGCAGCACTGACCCTGATACCGGATCTCGATCTGACGCCTGCAACCAAGGTAGAGATGCTGTCCTCTGCATTTGAAGCCGGCAATACAACCGAGCAACAATTTGCCCTCGGCGCATTGGGCAAGCTAAAATCAGATCAAGCCAATGGTGTGCTTGAAGGTTTACTGGGTGCACTGGAAGCAGGTACCCTCAACCCGGGCATTAAGCTCGACCTCTCGAACGCGGTGACCCGCAGCGGCTCGACAGACTTACTCCGTCAGCTGCAAAACTATCAGGCCGCGCAGCCTTCCGATGACCCGCTCGTGAAATACAGCGAAGCCCTCGAAGGCGGGAATGCGGAGCGCGGCCAACGCATTTTCTACAGGAATGCAGCAGCCCAGTGTGCAAGGTGCCACAACGCCGGCGATGGCGGTGGAGAAATTGGTCCAAGTCTGGAAAACATCGGTGCCACCCGAAGTCGGGAAGAGCTGCTCATCTCGCTGGTAGACCCGAGTGCCGCGATATCCAATGGATATGGCCTCGTAACACTTACCTTTGCAGATGATACTTCAGTAACAGGTACCCTCGTCCACGAAGATGAGTCGTTCCTCGAAATCATCTCGGGTGATAGTGAGCCGGTGAAAATGGCCAAATCAGACATCAAGAAGCGGGTTGATGCACCTTCGAGCATGCCGGCAATGGGTAACATCCTTGTCAAACGAGACCTGCGAGACCTTGTCGAATTTTTAGCCGGACTCAAATAGTCCAACCTCAATCCATT encodes:
- a CDS encoding HEAT repeat domain-containing protein, which produces MNPATIMLQSNLRFSFLLAFVLLCTAGTVSAQETSDYTSRSITTEQASSDAEKAMGAISAQLHDDISLSLWASDALVADPIALFIDNQGRAYFSRTNRQKNSEFDIRGHRDWMTRSIALRTVEDRRAFLHDELSPERSENNKWLKDVNGDGSRDWRDLIIEKEHVYKIEDTDGDGMADTGLRIVDDFNDEITDVAGAIMTHNNDLFVGVGPDMWRMQDTNNDGLMDEKTSISHGYAIHIGFSGHGMSGLIMGPDGRVYWGIGDIGFHGTDQTGKLWDYSNQGVIARANPDGTDFEIFAAGLRNTHEFAFDAYGNIISVDNDGDHAGEKERLVYIVNGSDSGWRTNWQFGKYTDPDNNGYKVWMDEQLFKPRHEGQAAYITAPIANYHAGPTGLAYNPGTALSDAWRDYFFVSEFRGSPANSHIYAFKLKPDGASFELENEETVIGGLLATGIEFGPDGVLYAADWINGWGTNNKGRIWKLDVKNDKDTAQRDSVKALLGASFSDSSTDDLTDLLMHPDMRVRQKAQFELADRGDAKTFASVLKKQDAQLARVHSIYGLGQITRHHNSKAADMLLPLLTDADPEIRAQAAKQLGDLRYEGATDKLLPLLKDDSARARFFAAEALGRIGATSATKPIIAMLAANNDEDAFLRHAGSFALASIGDARTIIGLSDHTSPAVRIAAVVALRRMQHTGVGYFLNDTDEYIVTEAARAINDDKSIEDALPALAKVLDETRFTGEPLLRRAINANLRLGTAAHANRVAAFASRDDAPADMRAEALAALGVWHKPSVMDRVDGTYRGPVERNPEIATAAFEAVAAAVLGANSPEVKIAATSTIQRLNYMNAGPALRNLLTTDPDASVRVAALQALHKSGSADITALTQGALADTASAVRMAALTLIPDLDLTPATKVEMLSSAFEAGNTTEQQFALGALGKLKSDQANGVLEGLLGALEAGTLNPGIKLDLSNAVTRSGSTDLLRQLQNYQAAQPSDDPLVKYSEALEGGNAERGQRIFYRNAAAQCARCHNAGDGGGEIGPSLENIGATRSREELLISLVDPSAAISNGYGLVTLTFADDTSVTGTLVHEDESFLEIISGDSEPVKMAKSDIKKRVDAPSSMPAMGNILVKRDLRDLVEFLAGLK